From the genome of Nicotiana sylvestris chromosome 2, ASM39365v2, whole genome shotgun sequence, one region includes:
- the LOC138886227 gene encoding uncharacterized protein, with protein MIPHSTKKSNFEVYYGDVPLAIPFKWETQPGTPKVKFLETPIPPLTPPPSFQVKKKNAIKKQTKAKFLQMLSFLPKLNLRKTQLQSSSSPTSYSSSSSSLSSPPRCWSYSAPASPYRGKSSIQSQ; from the coding sequence ATGATTCCTCATTCAACGAAGAAGTCCAATTTTGAAGTCTATTATGGTGATGTACCATTGGCTATTCCATTTAAGTGGGAAACTCAACCAGGAACCCCAAAAGTCAAGTTTCTTGAAACCCCAATTCCTCCTCTTACACCTCCACCATCTTTTCAAGTGAAGAAGAAAAATGCCATAAAAAAGCAAACAAAGGCCAAATTTTTACAAATGCTTTCCTTCCTTCCAAAATTAAACTTGAGAAAAACTCAGCTTCAATCATCATCATCTCCTACTAGTTATTCGTCATCGTCGTCGTCGTTATCATCGCCGCCCAGGTGTTGGTCTTATTCTGCTCCAGCATCTCCATACAGAGGCAAATCCAGTATTCAGAGTCAATGA